CCTACGTGCAGACCGAGCTGGGGCCGGCGCAGCCACGCCAGCCCCTGAGCCATGTGCGCGATGTGATGACCCGGGGGGCCATCAGCGTCACCCCCGGGATGCACATCGACGAGGCCTGGCGCATCCTGGCCCAGCACCAGGTGGGGCAGGCGCCAGTGGTCAACGAGCACGGCCTGGTCATCGGCCTGCTGCTGCGCGCCGACATCGCCCCCCGGAGCTGCTGCCCCAGGCCGAGGCAGCACGCGATGCTGCCGCGCTGGCCCAGCGGCAGGTGGCCCAGGCCATGATCAGCCCGGTGCCGGCAGTGACCGAGGAAGCCGAGCTGCGCCGCGTGGCCGAAGCCCTGATCGCCACCGGCCTGCCCGGCCTGCCGGTGACCGACGAGGCTGGCCGATTGCAGGGCTTTATCTCGCGCACCGACATCCTGCGCGCCGTGGCCGGCGAGCCACCGCTGGATCTGTGGAGCTGATCGGCGAGGCCGGCTTGCTCCTTTTTATATAGCTGTCAGCGCTTTTCTAGCAAGGGTTTCCGGCGTTTTTGACCTGAAATTTCCGGATCTCTCTCAGATTTCGGCAGCCGGGTCGGTGCTCACCAGCACGGGCGACAGGCGCGTGGCCAGCACCTTGTCGATGGTCTTGCCATCCATGTCCACGACCTCGAACTGCCAGTTCTCCCATTGCACCGTGTCGGTCACATTGGGCAGCTTGCCAGTCAGCAGCATGACCATGCCGCTGAGCGTGTGGTAGCGCCCGCGCTCCTCGTCGGGCACGCTGTCCAACTGCAGCCGATCCTTGAGCTCGGGCACCGGGATATGGCCGTCGAGCAGCCAGCTGCCGTCCTCGCGCTGCACGGCCCAGGCATCTTCGGGGTCGAGCGAGTGGAATTCGCCCGTGATGGCCTCGATCAGGTCTTGCAGCGTGACGATGCCCTGCACCTCGCCGTACTCGTCGATGACGAAGGCCATCTGCACGTTGGACAGGCGGAAGTTGTCCAGCAGCTCCATGCCGTTGATGGTCTCGGGCACGTACAGCGCCGTCTGCAGCGGCACGGTGGCCAGCTCGCGCGCGGCCTCGTCGCGCAGCACGCTGGCCAGCCACTGGCGGGCGTTGATCACGCCCAGGATGTTTTCCATGCCGCCGCGCACCACCGGAAAGCGCGCGTGCTCGGACTCCTCGATGCGCGCCAGGTTGTCCTCGAACGAAGCCGCCACATCCAGCGCCACGACATCGGCGCGCGGCACCATGAGCGAGCCGATCTGCCGGTCGTCCAGGCGAAAGACGTTGCGCACCATCAGATGCTCGTGCGACTCGATGACGCCGGCGCTGGTGCCCTCGGCCAGCACGGCATGGATCTCGGCCTCGGTCACGGTGGAGGCCACCTCCTTGACGCCCAGCAGCCGCAGCAGCGCCTGGGTGGAGGTGGACAGCAGCAGCACGAAGGGCTTGGTGGCCACGGCCAGCCAGTTGATGGGGCGCGCCACCAGCCGCGCCAGCGTCTCGGGATAGCTCTGGCCCAGGCGCTTGGGCACCAACTCGCCTACGACGATGGAGAAATAGGTGATGACCACGACCACCAGGCCGGTGGCGATGTAGCCGGCGGCTTGCGCCTCCAGCCCCAGGCCGGTCAGCCACTCGCCAAACGGCTTGGCCAGCGCCGACTCGCCGACGATGCCGTTGAGCACGCCGATGGAGGTGATGCCGATCTGGATGGTGGACAGGAAGCGCGTCGGGTCTTCCCCCAATTTGGCGGCGGCGATGGCGCCGCTGTCGCCCTCATCGATCAGCTTTTGCAGCCGCGCCCGGCGCGCCGAAACCAGTGCCAGCTCGGACATGGCAAACAGCCCGTTGAGCACGATGAGGGCGAAAAGTATGGCGATTTCCATAAGCGGGGAGGCCGATGTGCTCCCGTGGTGTGGTGGGGCAGCGATTGTAGGAAAGCCTGCATTGTGCAAGGGCTTGCCGCCCCAGCCAGCGCCCTGGGGCGCACTGGCGTGTCAATCTTGATGCCAAAGTCGACTCCAGCGCCCTTCCAGAGCGCGCGAGCAGCTATTGAATTTGCAGTGAGCGTGCGGGCGGCGCGCATCAGGCGGCCGGCGGCGCCTCCAGCTTCAGCCCCTTGGGCAGCGGGAACTTCACCGTCTCCAGAGTGCCGTCCATCTTGCGCACGGACACGGCGCCCAGCGCCTTGATGCGCTCGATCACCTCCTGCACCAGCACCTCGGGCGCCGAGGCGCCCGCCGTCAGGCCGACGCGGGCCACGCCCTCGAACCACTGGGGCTGCAGTTCGTCGGCACTGTCCACCATGTGGGCGGCGCGGCCCATGCGCGCGGCCAGTTCGCGCAGGCGGTTGCTGTTGGAGCTGGTCGGACTGCCGACCACGATGACCAGATCGACCTGCGGGCTCATCAGCTTGACGGCGTCCTGGCGGTTTTGCGTGGCGTAGCAGATGTCTTGCTGCTTGGGCTCGCGGATGCTCGGAAAACGCGCGCGCACGGCGGCGGTGATCTCGGCGGCATCGTCCACGGAAAGCGTGGTCTGCGTGACCACGGCGAGTTTGTCGGTCTGCGCGGGCTGCACGCGGGCCACGTCGGCCACGTCCTCCACCAGGTGGATGCCGCTGTCGAGCTGGCCCATGGTGCCCTCAACCTCGGGGTGGCCACGGTGGCCGATCATGATGAACTCGTAGCCCTCGCGCGCCAGCTTTGCGACCTCGACATGTACCTTGCTGACCAGCGGGCAGGTGGCGTCGAAGATGGAAAAGCCGCGCGCGCGGGCCTCGTCCTGCACCGCGCGGCTCACGCCGTGCGCCGAGAACACCAGCGTCGCGCCGGGCGGCACCTCGGCCAGATCCTCGATGAAGATGGCGCCCTTGGCCTTGAGGTCGTTCACCACATAGGTGTTGTGGACGATCTCGTGGCGCACGTAGATGGGCGCGCCGAACTTGGCCAGCGCGCGCTCGACGATCTCGATGGCGCGGTCCACGCCAGCGCAGAAGCCGCGCGGCTCGGCCAGCAGGATTTCCTTGGGGGCGTTCATTTACAGCACACCAATGATGAAGACCTCGAACGTCACCGGCACGCCCGCCAGCGGGTGGCTGAAATCGAACAGCACCGCCCCGTCGGCGCCCACCTCCAGCACCACGCCGGCATAGCGGCCCTGGCCGTCGGGCGTGGGGAACTCCACCACGTCGCCCAGGCGGTATTCCTCGTGCGGGTCGCCCAGCTCGCCCAGCAGCTTTTTCGCCACCCATTGCTGCATGTCAGGGTTGCGCTCGCCGAAGGCCTCGCCGGCGGCCAGCTCGATGGTCGTGCGCGCGCCCTCGGGCAGGCCGATCAGGCGCGCTTCGAGTGCCGGCGACAGCTCGCCCGCGCCCACCGACAGCGTGGCCGGCTTGTCGTTGAAGGTGTTGATGACATCGCCCGCAGGCCCGGCCAGGCGGTAGTGCAGCGTGAGGAAGGAGCCGTCCTGCACAAGGGGTGTGGCGGCGGCGGTGGCAGATGCGGTCATGGCAGCGAAGGGTCGGAAAACCACTGGATAAACTGCCCGGCATTGTAGAAACCCAGCTTCAGCCCCATGCCGCTCAAGGATCTGCCGCCCGATGCCCAGCCGCGCGAGAAACTGCTGGCACGCGGCCCCGCTGCCCTGGCCGATGCCGAACTGCTGGCCATCGTGCTGCGCACCGGCATCGTCGGCAAGGGCGTGTTGCAGCTGGCGCAGGAGCTGCTGGCAGCGCCCGACAAAGGGGGCTTTGGCGGCATCGCCGGCCTACTGCACGCCAGCGGCGCCGACCTGGCGCGCATCAAGGGCCTGGGGCCGGCCAAGCGCGCCGAGCTGCTGGCGGTGCTGGAGCTGGCGCGCCGGGCGCTGGCCCAGCAGCTGGCCGAGCGCGCCGTGTTCGACTCGCCCCATGCCGTGCGTGAATATCTGCAGCTGCACCTGGCGGCGCGCAGCCACGAGGTCTTTGCCGTGCTGTTCCTGGACAGCCAGCACCGCCTGCTGGCCATGGAGGAGCTGTTTCGCGGCACGCTGACGCAAACCAGCGTCTATCCGCGCGAGGTCGTGCTGCGCGCCCTGCACCACCACGCGGCCGCCGTCATCCTGGCGCACAACCACCCCAGCGGCAGCGTGCAGCCCAGCCGCGCCGACGAGGCGCTGACGCAAACCCTCAAGGCCGCACTGGCGCTGGTCGATGTGCGCGTGCTGGATCACTTCATCGTCGCGCCGGGGGCAGCGCTGTCGATGGCGGAAACAGGGCTGGTTTGACGATGCCGGCACGGGTGCGGCGGGCGCTGGGACTCTCGTGCGCAGCACTGCTGGCAGGGGCGGCACTGCTGCTGCCGCTGGCCGGTTGCGCACCCGCACCGCCAGCGCCCACGGCATGGGGCGCAGGCGGCGAGGGGAATGCACCAGCGCTGCGCATCATCGGCACAGCGCACATCGCGCCCGGCACCGAGTGGGGCGCCAGCACCTTCGGCGGCATCTCCGGCATCGACCGCAACCCGGCCACGGGCGAATACCTGCTCATCAGCGACGACCGCTCGCAGCACGCCCCGGCGCGCATCTATACCGCGCGCCTGGCCTACGACGCTCACGGCATGGCACAGCCCGAGATCACCGGCGTCCACTGGCTGCGCCGCGCCGACGGCCAGCCCTTTGCCGATGCGCGCCGGCCCACGCCCGGCGTCGATGTGCCGGATGCCGAGAGCGTGCGCTGGCTGCCCGGTGGCCGGCAGTTCCTGTGGAGCAGCGAGGGCGACTTCGCGCGCGGCTTCGGCCCGCAATTGCGCGCCGCCCGCTCCGACGGCGGGCACCTGCGCACCTGGGCCCTGCCAGCGGCCTTGCAGCCCACAGCCGACCGGCGCAGCGGCCCCCGGCGCAACGGCACGCTGGAGGGCATCGCCCTGACCCCGGACGGGCGCAGCGCCTGGCTGGCCATGGAGCTGCCCTGGCTGCAGGACGGCCCACCCGCGCGCCACGGCCAGCCGGGTGCGCCGCTGCGCCTGACGCTGCTGGAGCTGGCCAGCGGCCAGGCGCTGCGCCAGATCGCCTACCAACCCGACGCCGCGCCCCGGCCCCGGCGCCTGCCCTTCGGCCCGGAACTCAACGGCGTGAGCGACATCCTCGCCGATGGCCCGCACCACCTGCTGGTGCTGGAGCGCGCCTATGCCGCCGGCAATGGCTTTGCCGCGCGCCTGTACCGCATCGACACGCGCACCGGCAGCGACACGCTGGCCCTGCCGGCCCTCAGCCCCGGCAACCACACGCCCGCGCCCAAGACGCTGGTGGCCGACTTCGCCACCCTGGGCCTGGGCGTGGACAACCTGGAGGGCATGAGCTGGGGCGCACCGCTGGCCGATGGCAGCTGCGTGCTGGTGCTGGTCAGCGACGACAACTTCAATCCCGCGCAGACCACCCAGTTCATCGCCGCCCAGTACCAGCGCCAGTACCGCCGGGGCAGCGCCGGGAATGCCCCCTGCGGTACAACCGGCGCGCCATGACCGCCGCCTTTGACTCCCGCAGCGCCAGCATTGCTGTGCGCTCGTTTGCCGACCTGAAACCCGTGCGCCGCGCCCTGGCCGAGGCCGCCGCCCAGCAGGCCGAACGTGAGCGCGCCGCGCAGGAGGCCGCCCGGCGCGCCCAGATCGAGCGGCATTTGTTTGCCCACAGCATCGGCCCGGTGCAACCCATCAAGGGGCAGGAGGGCCGGCGCTGGCACCGCCAGGAGCTACCCGAACCCGTGCCCGTGCAACGCCAGCTCGATGAGGCGCGCGCGCTGCTGGAATCCATCAGCGACGAGTTCGACGTGAGCACGCTGCTCGATGTCGATGACCAGCTCAGCTACCGTCGCCCGGGCGTCGGGCTGGACGTGACGCGCAAGCTGCGCTCGGGCGCCTGGAGCATCCAGCGCCAGCTCGACCTGCACGGCCTGCGCACCGACGAGGCGCGCGAGGCGCTGGGCGAGTTCATCCGCCTGGCGCACCGCACCGGCCTGCGCTGCGTGCGCATCGTGCATGGCAAGGGCCTGGGCTCGCCGGGGCGCGTGCCGGTGCTCAAGGGCCGGGTGCAGCGCTGGCTGGTGCAGAAAAAAGAGGTGCTGGCCTTCGTGCAGGCCCGGCCCCTGGATGGCGGGGCCGGGGCGCTGGTGGTGCTGCTGCAGCCGGGGGGCGGTGAGCTTGCAGAAGCGATAGATAGCAAAAAACGCTAGCATTCAACCATGCACAGCAAGCATCACAGGACACTGCAAGCCATTTTCTGCAGACCTGCACCCGGCACCCTGGTGTTCAGGGACATCGAGGCACTACTGCTGGCCGTGGGCTGCGAGTTGACAGAGGGTGCTGGCTCTCGCGTGCGTTTCGACAAGGACGGATTCGCCTTTCTGTGCCATCGCTCGCACCCCGGCAAGGAAGCCAAGCGGTATCAGATGGAGCAGGCCCGCGAGTTTCTCTCTCAAATTGGAGTCGAGCCATGAGCAAGATGACCTACAAGGGCTATACCGCACACATCCAATACGACGACCGCGACGGCATTTTGGTGGGCCGGATCCTGGGCATCCCCGACATCATCGGCTTTCATGCCGACAACGTGGTCGATTTGCGCGCCGCCTTGCACGAAGCGGTCGATGACTATCTCGCCTCCTGCGCGAAGCTGGGCAAGGAGCCCCAATCCACCGCCAGCGGCAAGATGATGCTGCGCGTCGCACCCGAGGTGCATCGCGCTGCATTGATCGCGTCACAAGCTGCGGGAACCAGCCTGAATCAGTGGGCGGAACGGGTGTTGAGCGAAGCCGCCCATGCTGGCTGAGCCGCCCTCTCCTGCGGCTTGGTTGACATCCTCCCCCCTAAAGGCGTGGGATTCCTACCGCGCTCATTGCAGGCGCAACGCCTGAACCAGTCGCCTCAGTGGGTTCCTGCTTCACCGAGGCTGCACGCTTGGCCCTTGCGGGCCTTGCACGGCTGACGTCCTCTCCACAGGCTGCTACGCGGTGTCCCCGCGCCAGTATGTTGATCGCGCCGATGTGATCGGCGTTGCCTTCGCGCCCGCATTCGATGCACCTGAACACGGCTTGCGCCCTGCGGTTGTCCGCGCTCACGCAGCCGCACTCGGGGCAGGTTCTGCTGGTGTTGTGCGGCGGCACGGCAATCAGCATTCCCCCAGTCCAGGCCAGCTTGTATTCCAACTGCCGCCGGAACTCGTACCAGCCCTGGTCGAGGATGCTTTTGTTCAGGCCGGACTTGGCCCGCACGTTGTTGCCTGGCTGCTCGGCGCTGCCCTTGGCTGACTTGGACATGCTCCTCACCTGCAAGTCCTCGATGCACACCATCGCGTGGTTTTGGCTGATGGCTGTCGTGGCTTTGTGCAGGTAGTCGCGCCGGGCGTTGCCAATGCGGGTGTGAATGCGCTGGACGCGGGCCTTGGCCTTTTTCCAGTTACTGCTGAATTTGGTCTTGCGGCTCATGGCCCGCTGGTATCTACGCAAGCGGGCTTCATGCTTCTTAAAGCTCGCCAGCGGCTCCAGATAGGAGCCGTCGCTGAAGGTGGCGAAGCGGGCCACCCCTACGTCTATGCCGATGGCGGTGCTGGCCTGGGGGATGGGTTGTTCGACTTCCCGCTCGGTCTGGATGCTCACGAACCACTTGCCGCACGACTGGCTCACAGTGATATTTTTCACCGCGCCCAGCACCTCGCGGCTTTGCCGATAGCGCAGCCAGCCCAGCTTGGGCAGGAAGATGCGGCTGCTCGCTTGGTCGAGCTTGATCTGCTTGGCGTCGGGGTAGCGAAAGCTGTCCCGCTGGCCCTTCTTCTTGAACTTCGGGAAGGCAGCACGTTTGGCGAAGAAATTCTGGTAGGCCCGCTCCAAGTCCTTGAGCGTCTGCTGCAACGGGTGAACCGGCGCATCAGAGAGCCATGTCGTATCCGCACCGTTGCGCCACTCGGTGAGCAGCTTGCACAGGCCGGCGTAGCCGAGCTTCTTCTCGCCACGCGCGTAGCGTTCTTTTTGCAACGCCAGCGCCTTGTTGAACACGAAGCAGCAGGAGCCAGCGAAGCGGCGCATTTGCCGCTCTGGCTGGCCGTCTGGGCGCAGTTCGTATTTGAAGGCTTGCAGGCGTTGCATGGCTGGCTAAATATACAGTTGTTTGAGGACGGCTACACCGTCCGCGCTGTCCTTCCCCGGCCTGAAGGCCGAGGCTTGTCGCGCACCAGGTTAGCGGTTCCTCATCCAGTCCGCCGTGCCCATGAAGCTCTCGTTCAGCCGCTCGCGCAGCGCCTGCGGCACGCCGACTTCGCCCATGGCCTGATCCATGCAGGCGACCCACTGGTCGCGCTCCAGGATGCCGATGGCAAACGGCAGGTGCCGCGCACGCAGGCGCGGGTGGCCGAAGCGGCTTTGGTAGTGATCCGGCCCGCCCAGCCAGCCACACAAAAACCAAAACAGCTTGTCGCGCGCACTGTCCAGCGTGCTGCCGTGCGTGGCGCGCAACTCGGCATAGCCCGGCTCCAGATCCATCAGGTCATAAAAACGCTCGACCAGCGCGCGCACCCCGCCCTCGCCGCCGAGTTGCTCGAACGGCGAGGCTACGGGCGCGGTGGCTGCGTCGGCCTCAGAAGGTGCAGTGGACATAATCTTCACGAACGCGCACGCTGCGCTGCCCTGGCGGCCTTAGAGCGTGTTTACGATTCCCGCGCGGGTGCGCGAGCGCGGCCTCGGGCGGTCTGCGGCGTTGCAAATCCTCGCGATAGCACGGGCTATCGCTGCGGTTTGCGCCTGGCAGCCCATCCCGATCCGCACTCGCGCCCCTGCGCGCGGAGATCGTAAACACGCTCTGAGCGCTTCAGTAATCTTTGTAGGGCAGGAACTTGCCCGACAGGACTACGCGCACACGATCGCCCTGGGGGTTGGGCTCGCGCTGGATGTCCATGGAAAAGTCGATGGCGCTCATGATGCCGTCACCGAATTCCTCGTGGATCAGCTCCTTGATGGTTGTGCCATAGACGTTGACCACTTCGTACCAGCGGTACAGCAGCGGGTCGGTGGGCACGGTCGTGGACAGCGAACCCTTGTGGGGCACGACCTGCAGCCAGCGCTGCTCCTCATCCGTCAGCCCGAAGATCTCGCCCAGCACCTGCGCCTGCTGCTCGGTGGCCGTCATCTGGCCCAGGCACAGCGCCGTCGTCCACTCCTTGGAGCGCCCGAGCTGCTGCGCCACGTCGGCCCAGCGCAGGCCTCGGGCCACTTTGGTGCTGATGATTTTTTCGGTCACGTCCAGGCGTGTCATGGGTTTTCTCCTGAAGGTTGGGAACGCGTTCGCATCGCGTTGCATCGGGTGTGCGCCCGGTCGGGCGTGCGGCCATTGTGGCCGGATGGAGTCGCTTCGGCGGGTTCCTGCTTCACCGAGGCTGCGCGCTTGCCCCTTGCGAGCCTTGCGCCGCGCACCGGGTCAGCGCCGGGCGTCTTTGCAGGCTATCAGCCCAGCCATCGTGCGCCGCGCCCTGCCCGGCCAGTTGCTGATTGCGCGAGTTGGCACGCCACAGCCCGCCGGCCCAGAACAGTTGCGGCTCGGTGCGGTACCAGAACCAGCGGCCATCGGCGTCCTGCGCCAGCCAGTCCCAGCCCTCGGGGGCCTGGCTCCAGTCGGGCGTCCAGGGGGTGTCGGCAGGAGCATCCATGACAGTAAATTTGATATGAAAAACGGCTTAAACCCTTGCCAGTCAAGCATTGGCAGCTATTGAATCAGGAGTAAACTCAGGCCGACGCCGCACGCAGCGTCTGCATCACCGGGCGGCGCAGCACCTCACGCAGCGCCCACCAGCCCGCTGCCAGCGCCAGCAGCGCACCGGCCAGCGCGCCGGCCAGCGGCACCCACCACGGCGCCGTCCAGGCAAACTCGAACACGTAGCGCGCCAGCAGCCAGCCCACGGCCAGCGCCACGCCGCTGGCCAGCAGCCCGGCCAGCAGGCCGATGCCGGCGAGTTCGGCGCGCTGTACCTGGCGCAGCAGCCGGGCGCTGGCGCCCAGCGCGCGCATGATGGCCAGCTCGCGCGCACGCTCCTCGCGCGTGCCGGCGACAGCGGCAAACAGCACCACCAGGCCGGCGGCCAGCGTGAACAGGAACAGGAACTCCACCGCCCGCACGACCTGCGTCAGCACGCCCTGCACCTGCGCCAGCGTCGCGCCCATATCGACATTGGTGATGTTGGGGAAGTCATGCACCAGCGCGTTGTCGAAGGCCGGGTCATCGGGCGCGCGGTAGGCCGCCAGATAGGTCAGCGGCACGTCCGGCATCTCGGCCAGCGGGTACAGCACGAAGAAGTTGGCGCGCATGGAGCCCCAGTCCACGCGCCGCAGGCTGGTGATGCGCGCCTGGCTGGCCACGCCGGCGATGTCGAAGCGCAGCAGGTCGCCCAGCTTCAGGCCCAGGGTCTTGGCGATGCCGTCCTCCACGCTCACGGCGCCCGGCTCGTCGGCCTGCCACTGGCCGGCGGCGATACGGTTGTGCGCCGGCGCCGCTGCCGCGTGCGACAGGTTGAACTCCCGATCGACCAGGCGGCGCGCACGCTCGTCGGCATAGTCCTGCAGCCGCACCTCGCGGCCATTGATGGCCACCAGCCGGCCCCGGAACATGGGGTACCAGTCGTAGTCCTGCACGCCGGCGGCGGCCAGCCGGGCGCGGAAATCCTGCGCCTGCTCGGGCAGGATGTTGATGACGAAGCGGTTGGGCGCATGGGCCGGCGTGGCGCGCTGCCAACTGGCGATCAGGTCAGTGCGCAAGAGCACCAGCAGCACCAGCGCCAGCAGGCCGACGGACAGGCTGGCAATCTGGGCCACGGCCTGCGCCGGGCGCGCGCCGATCTGCCGCGTGGCCAGCACCAGCCAGCGCGGCGCAGCATCCGGCACCAGGCGCGGCAGCAGGCGCAGCACGGCCCAGGCCAGCAGGGCGAACAACAGCGCCGCGCCGGCAAAGCCGCCCACGGCAATCAGGCCCAGCCGGGCATCGCCCGCCACCAGCAGCAGCAGCGCGGCAAAGCCCAGCACGCCGA
This portion of the Melaminivora jejuensis genome encodes:
- a CDS encoding hemolysin family protein; this encodes MEIAILFALIVLNGLFAMSELALVSARRARLQKLIDEGDSGAIAAAKLGEDPTRFLSTIQIGITSIGVLNGIVGESALAKPFGEWLTGLGLEAQAAGYIATGLVVVVITYFSIVVGELVPKRLGQSYPETLARLVARPINWLAVATKPFVLLLSTSTQALLRLLGVKEVASTVTEAEIHAVLAEGTSAGVIESHEHLMVRNVFRLDDRQIGSLMVPRADVVALDVAASFEDNLARIEESEHARFPVVRGGMENILGVINARQWLASVLRDEAARELATVPLQTALYVPETINGMELLDNFRLSNVQMAFVIDEYGEVQGIVTLQDLIEAITGEFHSLDPEDAWAVQREDGSWLLDGHIPVPELKDRLQLDSVPDEERGRYHTLSGMVMLLTGKLPNVTDTVQWENWQFEVVDMDGKTIDKVLATRLSPVLVSTDPAAEI
- the ispH gene encoding 4-hydroxy-3-methylbut-2-enyl diphosphate reductase; this translates as MNAPKEILLAEPRGFCAGVDRAIEIVERALAKFGAPIYVRHEIVHNTYVVNDLKAKGAIFIEDLAEVPPGATLVFSAHGVSRAVQDEARARGFSIFDATCPLVSKVHVEVAKLAREGYEFIMIGHRGHPEVEGTMGQLDSGIHLVEDVADVARVQPAQTDKLAVVTQTTLSVDDAAEITAAVRARFPSIREPKQQDICYATQNRQDAVKLMSPQVDLVIVVGSPTSSNSNRLRELAARMGRAAHMVDSADELQPQWFEGVARVGLTAGASAPEVLVQEVIERIKALGAVSVRKMDGTLETVKFPLPKGLKLEAPPAA
- a CDS encoding peptidylprolyl isomerase encodes the protein MTASATAAATPLVQDGSFLTLHYRLAGPAGDVINTFNDKPATLSVGAGELSPALEARLIGLPEGARTTIELAAGEAFGERNPDMQQWVAKKLLGELGDPHEEYRLGDVVEFPTPDGQGRYAGVVLEVGADGAVLFDFSHPLAGVPVTFEVFIIGVL
- the radC gene encoding RadC family protein encodes the protein MPLKDLPPDAQPREKLLARGPAALADAELLAIVLRTGIVGKGVLQLAQELLAAPDKGGFGGIAGLLHASGADLARIKGLGPAKRAELLAVLELARRALAQQLAERAVFDSPHAVREYLQLHLAARSHEVFAVLFLDSQHRLLAMEELFRGTLTQTSVYPREVVLRALHHHAAAVILAHNHPSGSVQPSRADEALTQTLKAALALVDVRVLDHFIVAPGAALSMAETGLV
- a CDS encoding esterase-like activity of phytase family protein codes for the protein MTMPARVRRALGLSCAALLAGAALLLPLAGCAPAPPAPTAWGAGGEGNAPALRIIGTAHIAPGTEWGASTFGGISGIDRNPATGEYLLISDDRSQHAPARIYTARLAYDAHGMAQPEITGVHWLRRADGQPFADARRPTPGVDVPDAESVRWLPGGRQFLWSSEGDFARGFGPQLRAARSDGGHLRTWALPAALQPTADRRSGPRRNGTLEGIALTPDGRSAWLAMELPWLQDGPPARHGQPGAPLRLTLLELASGQALRQIAYQPDAAPRPRRLPFGPELNGVSDILADGPHHLLVLERAYAAGNGFAARLYRIDTRTGSDTLALPALSPGNHTPAPKTLVADFATLGLGVDNLEGMSWGAPLADGSCVLVLVSDDNFNPAQTTQFIAAQYQRQYRRGSAGNAPCGTTGAP
- a CDS encoding Smr/MutS family protein; the protein is MTAAFDSRSASIAVRSFADLKPVRRALAEAAAQQAERERAAQEAARRAQIERHLFAHSIGPVQPIKGQEGRRWHRQELPEPVPVQRQLDEARALLESISDEFDVSTLLDVDDQLSYRRPGVGLDVTRKLRSGAWSIQRQLDLHGLRTDEAREALGEFIRLAHRTGLRCVRIVHGKGLGSPGRVPVLKGRVQRWLVQKKEVLAFVQARPLDGGAGALVVLLQPGGGELAEAIDSKKR
- a CDS encoding type II toxin-antitoxin system HicA family toxin, which codes for MHSKHHRTLQAIFCRPAPGTLVFRDIEALLLAVGCELTEGAGSRVRFDKDGFAFLCHRSHPGKEAKRYQMEQAREFLSQIGVEP
- a CDS encoding type II toxin-antitoxin system HicB family antitoxin, producing MSKMTYKGYTAHIQYDDRDGILVGRILGIPDIIGFHADNVVDLRAALHEAVDDYLASCAKLGKEPQSTASGKMMLRVAPEVHRAALIASQAAGTSLNQWAERVLSEAAHAG
- a CDS encoding RNA-guided endonuclease InsQ/TnpB family protein, coding for MQRLQAFKYELRPDGQPERQMRRFAGSCCFVFNKALALQKERYARGEKKLGYAGLCKLLTEWRNGADTTWLSDAPVHPLQQTLKDLERAYQNFFAKRAAFPKFKKKGQRDSFRYPDAKQIKLDQASSRIFLPKLGWLRYRQSREVLGAVKNITVSQSCGKWFVSIQTEREVEQPIPQASTAIGIDVGVARFATFSDGSYLEPLASFKKHEARLRRYQRAMSRKTKFSSNWKKAKARVQRIHTRIGNARRDYLHKATTAISQNHAMVCIEDLQVRSMSKSAKGSAEQPGNNVRAKSGLNKSILDQGWYEFRRQLEYKLAWTGGMLIAVPPHNTSRTCPECGCVSADNRRAQAVFRCIECGREGNADHIGAINILARGHRVAACGEDVSRARPARAKRAASVKQEPTEATGSGVAPAMSAVGIPRL
- a CDS encoding group II truncated hemoglobin; this encodes MSTAPSEADAATAPVASPFEQLGGEGGVRALVERFYDLMDLEPGYAELRATHGSTLDSARDKLFWFLCGWLGGPDHYQSRFGHPRLRARHLPFAIGILERDQWVACMDQAMGEVGVPQALRERLNESFMGTADWMRNR
- the cynS gene encoding cyanase, with the translated sequence MTRLDVTEKIISTKVARGLRWADVAQQLGRSKEWTTALCLGQMTATEQQAQVLGEIFGLTDEEQRWLQVVPHKGSLSTTVPTDPLLYRWYEVVNVYGTTIKELIHEEFGDGIMSAIDFSMDIQREPNPQGDRVRVVLSGKFLPYKDY
- a CDS encoding ABC transporter permease; translated protein: MSEALRPASAARLAARALWRDLRAGELRLLLVAVTLAVAALTSVGFFADRLQGALARDALQLLGGDVVIASDNPTPQPFIEQARTLGLRHASTLNFPTMARASDARGGASRLVALKSVEPGYPLRGRVQVASGPAAPGQATDDIPAPGQVWVDAPLLAALGLSMGDALLLGDAQFAIARVITLEPDRGAGFMAFAPRVMLNAQDLPTTGLVQPASRITWRFAVAGEARAAQRYADWATAQAARPEVRGLRVESIDSGQPEMRQTLERAQKFLNLVALLSALLSAVAVALAARSFAQRHLDSAALLRVLGAPQRRIAWAYALEFLSVGLLASVAGVLLGHAIHHVFVLLLADLLTADLPAATLWPAALGLGVGAALLLAFGLPPVLQLARVPPLRVLRRDLAGPRPASLLVLGVGVLGFAALLLLVAGDARLGLIAVGGFAGAALLFALLAWAVLRLLPRLVPDAAPRWLVLATRQIGARPAQAVAQIASLSVGLLALVLLVLLRTDLIASWQRATPAHAPNRFVINILPEQAQDFRARLAAAGVQDYDWYPMFRGRLVAINGREVRLQDYADERARRLVDREFNLSHAAAAPAHNRIAAGQWQADEPGAVSVEDGIAKTLGLKLGDLLRFDIAGVASQARITSLRRVDWGSMRANFFVLYPLAEMPDVPLTYLAAYRAPDDPAFDNALVHDFPNITNVDMGATLAQVQGVLTQVVRAVEFLFLFTLAAGLVVLFAAVAGTREERARELAIMRALGASARLLRQVQRAELAGIGLLAGLLASGVALAVGWLLARYVFEFAWTAPWWVPLAGALAGALLALAAGWWALREVLRRPVMQTLRAASA